The Lactobacillus sp. ESL0680 genome has a segment encoding these proteins:
- a CDS encoding DUF2922 domain-containing protein: MTKTTKTLQLTFLNGANKRTSLSLPDAASNLEPAAVKAAMDTIVKADAFQKDGVDLYKIPQSAAYIERTVTDMFDDAASKPEQPANPSQVG, from the coding sequence ATGACTAAGACAACAAAGACTTTACAATTAACATTTTTAAATGGTGCAAATAAGCGGACTAGCTTATCTCTGCCTGATGCGGCAAGCAACTTAGAGCCAGCTGCAGTTAAGGCAGCAATGGACACAATCGTCAAGGCTGATGCCTTCCAAAAGGATGGAGTTGATCTGTATAAGATTCCTCAATCTGCTGCATACATTGAACGGACTGTTACTGATATGTTTGACGATGCTGCAAGTAAGCCAGAACAGCCTGCTAATCCTAGTCAGGTTGGCTAA
- a CDS encoding DUF421 domain-containing protein — MDYLQLFIKFALGVLTLIFQINVFGKSNLAPTTALDQLQNYVLGGIIGGVIYNANISVLQFLLVLIVWTLVVFILKFAREHNNWVRNVIDGKPIQVIKEGKVLVRNCLMAGISANELMFKLRSQGIYSVENVKNCIFEKNGQLTVIQKDETNIRFPIINDGQVNQDVLELIHKDNDWLKEEARKAGYQNVSDVFLADFNHGKLSFTGYHDN, encoded by the coding sequence ATGGATTATTTGCAACTTTTTATTAAATTTGCCCTTGGTGTGTTAACCCTGATTTTTCAGATTAATGTTTTTGGTAAAAGCAACTTGGCACCGACAACCGCGCTTGACCAACTGCAGAATTACGTCCTTGGTGGCATTATCGGCGGCGTGATTTACAATGCTAATATTTCTGTTCTGCAGTTTTTGCTGGTATTGATTGTGTGGACGTTAGTTGTTTTCATCCTTAAGTTCGCTCGTGAGCACAATAATTGGGTGCGCAATGTGATTGACGGCAAGCCAATTCAGGTGATTAAAGAAGGTAAGGTGCTGGTGCGCAACTGCTTAATGGCGGGAATTTCGGCTAATGAGTTAATGTTTAAGCTGCGTAGTCAGGGGATCTATTCGGTTGAAAACGTTAAGAACTGTATTTTTGAAAAGAATGGGCAGTTAACCGTTATTCAAAAAGATGAAACAAATATTCGCTTCCCTATTATTAATGATGGTCAAGTTAACCAAGATGTGCTTGAATTAATTCATAAAGATAATGATTGGCTTAAAGAAGAAGCACGCAAAGCTGGCTATCAGAACGTGAGCGACGTTTTTTTGGCTGATTTTAATCATGGTAAGCTGTCGTTTACGGGTTATCACGATAATTAG
- a CDS encoding KUP/HAK/KT family potassium transporter translates to MDQKKKRISAAGLLITIGIVYGDIGTSPLYVMKSILNGNGGIANVNRELILGSISLIFWTVTLLTTVKYVMVALNATNRGEGGIFALYALVRKRAKWLVVPALVGGAALLADGTLTPAVTVTTSIEGLKNMKFGSSIPVPSQTMVIIITIVILLLLFSIQMLGTSSIGKAFGPIMLVWFTFLGAIGILNMAHDWSILEALNPYWAIKILFSPANKVGIFILGSIFLATTGAEALYSDVGHVGKGNIRGSWPYVFICLALNYLGQGVWILQNPNYQTHGTELNPFFEAVPGNLRLFAIILATIAAIIASQALITGSFTLVSEASGLKFLPRMNINYPTTEHGQIYIPSVNKMLCVATIAIVIFFQTSEHMEAAYGLSITVTMLMTTLLLFEYLGNKKTPLVLRLSFLLVFGFIESMFLISSLTKFMRGGYVTVLIAGFIGIIMFIWYFGNKVRDKHEGANTYVRLDEFTDMLTDLSHDDDFPVYATNLVYMAKVKYNKFIKREILYSILDKRPKRAHAYWFVSVNITNEPFTAKYAVNTYDTKNVINVQLFLGFKKQTSVNVYLRQIVHDLIKDGTIEAQPQEYTTMPGREVGDFSFVIVNDVVSPLTKLKGFDKWIVQARVWLQNLSSNPATWFGLEYTDTVVERVPLILGKPERNLHIKRVATRDYSNLKNEEN, encoded by the coding sequence ATGGATCAAAAAAAGAAGCGAATTTCAGCCGCTGGGCTGTTAATTACAATTGGGATTGTTTACGGTGATATTGGGACTAGTCCCCTTTACGTAATGAAATCAATCCTAAATGGTAATGGCGGTATAGCTAATGTTAATCGCGAATTAATTTTAGGTTCAATCTCGTTGATTTTCTGGACGGTTACTTTACTAACAACTGTCAAATATGTAATGGTCGCGCTCAACGCAACTAACCGCGGCGAAGGTGGGATCTTCGCCCTTTATGCACTGGTACGTAAGCGTGCCAAGTGGCTGGTTGTTCCAGCCTTAGTCGGTGGTGCAGCGCTTTTGGCTGACGGAACACTGACGCCAGCTGTAACGGTTACCACCTCAATCGAGGGGTTAAAAAACATGAAGTTTGGCTCGAGCATCCCCGTCCCTAGCCAAACAATGGTTATTATTATTACCATCGTGATTTTGCTGCTGCTATTCTCTATTCAAATGCTGGGTACCAGCAGTATCGGTAAGGCTTTTGGTCCTATCATGCTTGTCTGGTTCACCTTCTTAGGTGCAATCGGCATTCTCAACATGGCACATGACTGGTCAATTTTAGAGGCACTTAATCCATATTGGGCAATCAAAATTCTGTTTAGTCCGGCTAACAAAGTCGGGATCTTTATCTTAGGATCAATCTTTTTGGCAACTACTGGGGCTGAAGCGTTGTATTCAGATGTTGGTCATGTTGGTAAGGGCAATATTCGTGGTTCTTGGCCTTACGTTTTCATTTGTTTAGCACTCAACTATCTTGGTCAAGGTGTTTGGATTTTACAAAATCCTAATTATCAAACTCACGGCACCGAATTAAATCCTTTCTTTGAAGCTGTTCCAGGTAATTTGCGATTATTTGCCATTATCTTGGCAACTATCGCCGCTATCATTGCCTCACAAGCCTTGATTACTGGTTCCTTTACCTTAGTTTCTGAAGCCAGCGGATTAAAATTCCTGCCGCGCATGAACATTAATTATCCAACTACTGAGCACGGACAGATTTATATCCCATCAGTAAACAAGATGCTCTGTGTAGCCACAATCGCCATCGTTATTTTCTTCCAAACATCTGAACATATGGAAGCAGCCTATGGTCTGTCAATCACAGTAACAATGCTAATGACCACGCTTCTATTATTCGAATATTTGGGTAACAAAAAGACACCGCTGGTCTTGCGACTAAGCTTCTTATTAGTATTCGGCTTTATCGAGAGTATGTTCTTGATTTCCAGTTTGACCAAGTTCATGCGTGGTGGTTACGTAACTGTCTTAATTGCCGGTTTCATCGGCATTATCATGTTCATCTGGTACTTCGGCAACAAGGTACGCGACAAGCACGAAGGCGCCAATACTTATGTACGTCTTGACGAATTTACTGATATGTTAACCGACCTAAGTCATGACGATGACTTCCCTGTCTACGCCACCAACTTAGTTTACATGGCTAAGGTTAAGTACAATAAGTTCATTAAACGAGAAATTTTGTATTCAATTTTGGACAAACGGCCTAAACGAGCACACGCTTATTGGTTTGTGTCAGTTAACATTACCAACGAACCATTCACTGCCAAGTATGCCGTCAACACTTATGACACAAAGAACGTGATTAACGTTCAATTGTTCCTCGGCTTCAAAAAGCAGACTAGCGTTAACGTCTACTTGCGGCAAATTGTCCACGACCTAATTAAGGACGGGACAATCGAAGCTCAACCACAGGAATACACCACAATGCCTGGACGTGAAGTTGGCGACTTCTCCTTCGTTATCGTTAACGATGTCGTTAGTCCATTAACGAAGCTTAAGGGCTTTGACAAGTGGATTGTTCAAGCACGGGTTTGGCTGCAGAACCTATCATCCAACCCCGCAACTTGGTTTGGCCTTGAATACACAGACACAGTTGTCGAACGTGTCCCACTGATTTTAGGCAAGCCTGAACGTAATTTACACATCAAGCGGGTAGCAACACGCGACTATTCTAATTTAAAGAACGAAGAAAATTAA
- a CDS encoding Sir2 family NAD-dependent protein deacetylase: MDNIDKAKKLLADAEVVIVTAGNGMAQIEGLDILAQEKFDQEFPTIAQKYDVHTIGDALDKKLTSWQEQWLFWSQLVQKYSLSYQPSKTMRQLKQLIGKKEYFIATSTFGHFFETAGFNKNRIFNAFGDWTKMQCSSGINHGLEDDRAVVAEFAAKNAADANLVPKCKVCGQPMELQMPLNEHFYPDTDANTRFRWFLTGNEDKRVVFLELGVDDTSPQLLEPIVQLVQQFPQWSYVAADLEEELLPDNLQDRSAAVGNGAAALIADLVQK; this comes from the coding sequence ATGGATAATATAGACAAGGCAAAAAAACTGCTGGCGGATGCCGAAGTAGTTATTGTGACTGCTGGTAATGGCATGGCGCAGATTGAAGGGTTGGATATTTTAGCGCAAGAAAAGTTTGACCAAGAGTTTCCAACGATTGCGCAAAAGTATGATGTGCATACGATTGGGGATGCTCTGGACAAGAAATTAACGTCGTGGCAGGAGCAGTGGCTTTTTTGGAGTCAGCTGGTACAGAAATATTCACTATCTTATCAGCCGAGCAAGACAATGCGACAATTAAAGCAGTTGATTGGCAAGAAAGAATACTTCATTGCCACTTCGACTTTTGGTCACTTTTTTGAAACGGCGGGCTTTAACAAGAACCGAATTTTTAATGCCTTTGGTGATTGGACCAAGATGCAGTGCTCGAGCGGTATTAATCATGGCTTAGAGGATGATCGCGCAGTTGTGGCAGAATTTGCAGCTAAAAACGCGGCGGATGCAAATTTGGTACCTAAATGTAAGGTTTGCGGTCAGCCAATGGAATTACAGATGCCGTTGAACGAGCACTTTTATCCAGATACCGATGCTAATACACGTTTTCGCTGGTTTTTGACGGGGAATGAAGATAAGCGCGTGGTCTTCTTGGAACTGGGCGTTGATGATACAAGTCCCCAGCTGCTTGAGCCGATTGTTCAGTTGGTGCAGCAGTTCCCGCAGTGGTCGTATGTGGCGGCAGACCTAGAAGAAGAACTGCTGCCGGATAATTTGCAAGACCGCAGTGCGGCAGTCGGTAATGGTGCAGCAGCTTTAATTGCGGACTTAGTGCAGAAATAG
- a CDS encoding exonuclease domain-containing protein has translation MSIFVKNGVLHVSGAQDKLRGKGQELPDFLSDYTMLDIETTGLNPYRDHVTELGGVKVRNNEIVAQYSNLVFYPRSNKVPAFITKLNGITEQQLLDEGVPVKQAMTEFREFIGDDVIAGYNVNFDLNFLYDLTKKFKLPELNNDYVDVLRLARAYYPRQHNRLIDCIQRAGIAQEEQHHGLADSIDTKKVYDDFREHFTPELLKQAQSKVKNLDLLADELESWQLGLHNPVNHKKIVFTGNLGMASDEAMQLVNNLGGQAQVQIAPDTDYLIMGDHDFFDKNNAVWQQAQEFNQSGSKIKRWSEGFFLNLLDEWARG, from the coding sequence ATGAGTATTTTTGTTAAAAATGGGGTACTGCATGTTTCGGGTGCCCAAGATAAGTTGCGCGGCAAGGGGCAAGAGCTGCCGGATTTTTTGTCTGACTACACGATGCTGGATATTGAAACTACCGGCCTTAATCCTTACCGCGATCATGTGACGGAACTGGGTGGCGTGAAGGTTCGCAACAATGAAATTGTCGCGCAGTACAGCAACTTGGTATTTTATCCGCGTTCTAATAAGGTGCCGGCATTCATTACCAAGCTGAATGGGATTACCGAGCAGCAGCTGCTTGATGAGGGTGTCCCTGTGAAGCAGGCAATGACTGAATTTCGCGAGTTTATCGGGGATGATGTGATTGCCGGCTATAACGTTAACTTTGACCTGAATTTCTTGTATGATTTGACGAAAAAATTCAAGCTGCCAGAATTAAACAATGATTATGTTGATGTCCTGCGGCTGGCTCGAGCATATTATCCGCGCCAGCATAATCGGCTAATTGATTGTATCCAGCGGGCCGGGATTGCCCAAGAAGAGCAGCACCACGGTCTAGCAGACTCAATCGATACGAAAAAGGTCTACGATGATTTTCGTGAGCACTTTACACCTGAACTGCTCAAGCAAGCTCAAAGCAAGGTGAAAAATCTAGACTTACTGGCAGATGAACTGGAATCTTGGCAATTAGGGCTGCACAATCCGGTTAACCATAAGAAGATTGTCTTTACTGGTAATTTGGGGATGGCCAGTGATGAAGCAATGCAGCTGGTTAATAATCTAGGCGGTCAGGCGCAAGTGCAAATTGCTCCTGATACTGATTACTTGATTATGGGCGACCATGATTTCTTTGATAAAAATAATGCTGTTTGGCAACAGGCTCAGGAATTTAATCAATCAGGCAGTAAAATTAAGCGCTGGTCAGAAGGGTTCTTCCTTAACCTGCTTGATGAATGGGCTAGAGGCTAG
- a CDS encoding DUF1659 domain-containing protein: MNFELSDQSIQYTFLNEKYVDGDGAKSRIFNNVKEGVTASGLADVGTALAALQGDKLGAAILIQKQLVPLAD; encoded by the coding sequence ATGAACTTTGAATTATCAGATCAATCAATCCAATATACTTTTTTGAATGAAAAATACGTTGACGGCGACGGTGCTAAGAGCCGCATCTTTAACAATGTCAAAGAAGGAGTAACAGCTTCTGGACTAGCAGATGTTGGGACGGCCTTGGCAGCATTGCAAGGTGACAAACTCGGTGCTGCGATTTTAATTCAAAAACAACTCGTACCATTGGCAGATTAG
- a CDS encoding prolyl aminopeptidase — protein MKTGTKIITLDNGYHLWTNTQGHGDIHLLALHGGPGGNHEYWEDTAEQLKKQGLDVQVTMYDQLGSLYSDQPDYSDPEIAKKYLTYEYFLDEVDEVRVKLGLDNVYLIGQSWGGLLVQEYAVKYGQHLKGAIISSMVDEIDEYVASVNRRRQEVLPQTEIDFMHQCEENNDYDNDRYQADVNILNINFVDRKQPSKLYHLKDIGGTAVYNAFQGDNEFVITGKLKDWHFRDQLKNIKVPTLLTFGENETMPIATAKTMQKEIPNSRLVTTPDGGHHHMVDNPAVYYKHLADFIKQVEAGTFKGE, from the coding sequence ATGAAAACTGGTACTAAAATTATTACTTTAGACAACGGTTACCACTTATGGACCAACACCCAAGGCCACGGCGATATTCACCTCTTGGCTTTGCACGGCGGCCCCGGCGGCAACCACGAATATTGGGAAGATACTGCTGAACAATTGAAGAAGCAGGGCTTAGACGTACAAGTAACCATGTACGATCAACTTGGCTCACTTTATTCTGACCAACCTGATTATTCTGACCCTGAAATTGCTAAGAAGTATCTGACTTACGAATACTTTTTGGATGAAGTTGACGAAGTCCGGGTTAAACTAGGCTTAGACAACGTTTATTTAATCGGACAAAGCTGGGGCGGCTTATTGGTTCAAGAATACGCCGTTAAGTATGGTCAACACTTGAAGGGGGCCATCATTTCTTCAATGGTTGACGAAATTGACGAATACGTTGCTTCAGTCAACCGCCGCCGGCAAGAAGTCCTTCCGCAAACCGAAATTGACTTCATGCACCAATGTGAAGAAAACAACGATTACGACAATGACCGTTACCAAGCCGACGTTAATATTTTGAACATTAACTTTGTCGACCGTAAACAGCCATCTAAGCTCTACCACTTGAAAGACATTGGTGGCACTGCCGTTTACAATGCCTTCCAAGGCGACAACGAATTCGTAATTACTGGTAAGTTGAAGGATTGGCACTTCAGAGATCAACTCAAGAACATCAAGGTGCCAACACTGCTCACTTTTGGCGAGAACGAAACAATGCCGATTGCCACTGCTAAAACGATGCAGAAGGAAATTCCTAACTCACGCCTTGTTACTACCCCAGACGGCGGTCACCACCACATGGTTGACAACCCTGCCGTTTACTACAAGCACCTAGCTGACTTCATCAAACAAGTTGAAGCTGGTACCTTCAAGGGTGAATAA
- a CDS encoding type 1 glutamine amidotransferase → MRVNILQHTPNEGPGSIVDWAESRGHEVYTYHPYQFGYLPTAEQTDMLVILGGPMSPNDDLLWIKQERALIKELLAQDKPIFGACFGAQQIAKTLGATIKKAAVKEVGWEPVHLETTVIPNVPAELLALHWHEEMFELPEGSQLLFSTKYHRNQGFVIGHRVIGLQFHFEPKANNVREMVTNDFPYIRGSVLGQTADDILGQVVPAENKQVMFDLLDYITN, encoded by the coding sequence ATGCGCGTTAATATCTTACAACATACCCCTAACGAAGGACCGGGCTCAATCGTTGATTGGGCTGAGAGCCGTGGGCACGAAGTTTATACGTATCATCCGTATCAGTTTGGGTATTTACCAACTGCCGAGCAGACTGATATGTTAGTTATTTTGGGCGGACCAATGAGTCCAAATGATGACCTGCTGTGGATTAAGCAGGAACGGGCTTTAATTAAAGAATTGTTGGCTCAAGATAAGCCAATCTTCGGTGCTTGTTTCGGTGCCCAGCAGATTGCCAAGACATTGGGTGCCACGATTAAAAAGGCTGCAGTTAAAGAAGTCGGTTGGGAACCAGTACATTTGGAAACAACGGTAATTCCTAATGTACCAGCTGAACTGCTTGCCTTGCATTGGCATGAAGAAATGTTTGAGTTGCCAGAAGGCAGTCAGTTGTTGTTCTCAACCAAATACCACCGAAATCAGGGCTTCGTCATCGGTCACCGCGTCATTGGCCTGCAATTTCACTTTGAACCCAAAGCCAATAACGTTCGCGAAATGGTTACTAATGATTTCCCCTATATTAGGGGGTCAGTTCTAGGGCAAACGGCAGACGATATTTTGGGTCAAGTAGTCCCCGCTGAAAATAAACAAGTCATGTTTGACTTACTGGACTACATTACTAATTAA
- a CDS encoding DUF3290 domain-containing protein, protein MTFYTLKYIEQNQSTSKTILYVLIAAAALTMIVFAILYLRHRFDTRYRDLGIIALLFLLLFVGTQYEKYVETTLVKSQSVQIVPFIKSVARDQGVATSDVLVNSTTLQNGIIVRVDSKDTDYQLNLNEDNNSYTLNKAHVINHDVNVKN, encoded by the coding sequence ATGACTTTTTATACACTTAAATATATTGAGCAAAATCAAAGTACGAGTAAAACTATTCTTTACGTCTTAATTGCGGCGGCCGCGTTAACGATGATTGTATTTGCAATCCTGTATTTGCGGCACCGATTTGATACACGCTATCGCGATTTAGGAATTATCGCGCTGCTGTTCTTACTATTATTTGTCGGAACACAGTACGAAAAATACGTTGAAACAACACTGGTTAAGTCGCAGTCAGTTCAGATTGTGCCGTTTATCAAGTCAGTTGCGCGCGACCAGGGCGTAGCGACATCAGATGTATTGGTTAATTCAACAACCTTGCAGAACGGGATCATTGTGCGTGTCGACTCTAAAGACACAGATTATCAGCTTAATTTAAATGAAGATAATAACAGTTATACATTGAATAAAGCTCACGTTATCAATCATGATGTTAATGTGAAGAATTAG
- a CDS encoding M13 family metallopeptidase produces the protein MKKYIAVRGGSGDVIEPKVGTRPQDNMYLAVNSEWLEKTEIPSDRSRMASFDGIDVNVEKHLMADFADFAAGKKAIPDVPNMDKAVELYKLAKDFTKRNEDGAAPIKSDLELLEGIRDFSDYNLNAPDLATFASIPFSLSVEPDMKNTKINVLNFAGPGTFLPDTTTYETADAAELLETLRKQSVKLLEMAGVETAEAEKYAADAIKFDAKLAKVVKSAEEWADYPACYNPMKIADFEAKFDDFKIGYYLKEVIGEEPDRIIVEEPRYLDHVNEIINKSNFDEIKGWMIVNFINDAASDLSQEFREAAFPFSQALSGQPQLQSGEKQAYHIANSAFSEVIGVYYGQTYFGADAKKDVEDMIRRMLAVYEERLQNNSWLSEATKKKAVVKLDALELKIGYPDKIEEIYNRLQVVPASQGGSLYSNGRAFAVEEQKYNIEQLHKEVDRTVWAMPGNLVNACYDPQRNDLTFPAAILQAPFYDLKQDRATNFGGIGTVIAHEVSHAFDNNGAQFDELGNMTNWWTDEDYAEFKKRTQAEIDIFDGIEYGPVKLNGKQIVSENIADQGGLTAAVEAAKNEGDDLKKLFENFARIWANKQLTESIKSQTAVDVHAPGPERANVQIQCQDDFYKVFDVKPTDGMWLDPDKRVHIW, from the coding sequence ATGAAAAAATATATTGCAGTTCGCGGCGGCAGCGGCGATGTTATTGAGCCTAAAGTAGGCACTAGACCACAGGATAATATGTACCTTGCCGTTAACTCAGAATGGTTAGAAAAAACTGAAATTCCATCTGATCGTTCACGAATGGCATCATTTGATGGCATTGATGTTAATGTTGAAAAGCATTTGATGGCTGACTTTGCGGATTTTGCTGCTGGTAAAAAGGCTATTCCTGATGTGCCTAATATGGATAAGGCTGTCGAATTATATAAATTGGCTAAGGACTTTACCAAGCGTAATGAAGATGGTGCTGCACCAATTAAGTCGGACTTAGAGTTATTAGAAGGCATCAGAGATTTTTCTGATTATAATTTAAACGCTCCGGACTTAGCTACTTTTGCGTCAATTCCGTTTAGTTTAAGTGTTGAACCAGACATGAAGAACACCAAGATTAATGTGCTCAATTTTGCTGGTCCTGGAACCTTTTTGCCGGACACAACTACTTATGAAACTGCTGATGCGGCAGAGTTACTAGAAACTTTGCGTAAGCAATCTGTTAAGTTGCTAGAGATGGCAGGAGTTGAAACTGCTGAAGCTGAGAAATACGCTGCAGATGCAATTAAGTTTGACGCTAAGTTAGCCAAAGTAGTTAAGTCAGCTGAAGAATGGGCTGATTACCCAGCTTGCTACAACCCAATGAAGATTGCAGACTTTGAAGCTAAATTCGATGACTTTAAGATTGGGTACTACTTAAAGGAAGTTATTGGTGAAGAACCTGACCGCATTATTGTTGAGGAGCCACGCTATCTTGACCACGTTAACGAAATCATCAACAAGTCCAACTTTGATGAGATCAAGGGTTGGATGATTGTTAACTTCATCAACGATGCTGCTTCAGACTTGTCACAAGAATTCCGTGAAGCTGCCTTTCCGTTTAGTCAAGCTTTATCAGGCCAACCACAACTGCAATCAGGTGAAAAGCAGGCTTATCATATTGCCAACAGTGCTTTTAGTGAAGTTATTGGTGTTTACTATGGTCAGACTTACTTTGGTGCTGATGCCAAAAAAGATGTTGAAGATATGATTCGCCGGATGCTGGCTGTTTATGAAGAACGTCTGCAAAATAATAGCTGGCTCTCAGAAGCAACTAAGAAGAAGGCAGTTGTTAAGCTGGATGCTTTGGAATTAAAGATTGGCTATCCAGACAAGATTGAAGAAATTTACAATCGTTTGCAAGTTGTCCCAGCCAGTCAAGGCGGCAGTCTTTATTCAAATGGACGTGCTTTTGCTGTTGAAGAACAAAAGTATAATATTGAACAATTGCATAAGGAAGTTGATCGGACAGTTTGGGCAATGCCAGGGAACTTGGTTAATGCTTGTTATGATCCACAAAGAAACGACTTAACTTTCCCAGCAGCCATTTTACAGGCACCATTTTATGATTTGAAGCAAGATCGCGCAACTAACTTTGGTGGTATTGGTACAGTAATTGCCCACGAAGTTTCTCATGCCTTTGACAATAATGGTGCGCAATTCGACGAGTTAGGTAATATGACTAACTGGTGGACAGATGAAGATTACGCCGAATTTAAGAAGCGGACACAAGCTGAAATTGACATCTTTGACGGGATTGAATACGGTCCAGTTAAGTTGAACGGTAAGCAGATTGTTTCTGAAAATATTGCCGATCAGGGTGGTTTGACAGCTGCAGTTGAAGCTGCTAAAAATGAAGGCGACGATTTGAAGAAATTGTTTGAAAACTTTGCTCGAATTTGGGCCAACAAACAATTGACTGAATCAATTAAATCGCAAACGGCTGTTGATGTTCACGCACCTGGTCCTGAGCGAGCAAATGTTCAAATTCAATGTCAAGACGACTTCTATAAGGTCTTTGACGTGAAGCCAACTGATGGTATGTGGCTTGATCCAGACAAGCGAGTTCATATTTGGTAA
- a CDS encoding DNA/RNA non-specific endonuclease: protein MARRRSKRTSKKSSNFWTVVIILIALVWGVSTKGGSDSSGNHLVNQLTGKNPQTADVGKAQTASKVYGGLAQKDYQKLAQLNFKSGSKAYITVNDDHSTLIKGAWKINRVIYSDLDSLNRTSRSNTAFLERRNVANDSLRVRQFVEPTAWHYNHRGQTQLYNRGHMIAYSVSAGIDQEGNYNPDNQSGDQNNPKNLFTQTAFSNQKIQTIFESKIRAALRANKKVIYQATPIFRDNELMARGINLQAVATDGSLDFNVYLFNVQPDYIFDYANGRAKVNHEMQVAE, encoded by the coding sequence ATGGCGCGCAGGCGAAGTAAACGAACTAGTAAGAAAAGCAGCAACTTTTGGACAGTTGTGATTATTTTGATTGCCCTCGTGTGGGGTGTCTCGACTAAGGGCGGCAGCGACTCCAGCGGCAATCACTTGGTTAACCAATTAACTGGTAAGAACCCGCAGACTGCTGATGTGGGTAAGGCGCAGACGGCATCCAAGGTTTATGGCGGTCTTGCGCAAAAAGACTACCAAAAGTTGGCGCAATTGAACTTTAAGAGTGGCAGTAAGGCATATATTACGGTGAATGATGACCATTCGACCTTGATTAAGGGTGCATGGAAGATTAACCGCGTAATTTATTCTGATCTGGACAGTTTGAACCGGACATCACGCTCCAATACTGCCTTCTTAGAAAGACGGAACGTGGCTAATGATAGTTTACGTGTGCGTCAGTTCGTTGAGCCAACGGCATGGCATTATAATCATCGCGGACAGACACAACTATATAACCGCGGGCATATGATTGCCTATTCCGTGTCAGCTGGGATTGACCAGGAGGGCAATTACAACCCAGATAATCAATCAGGAGACCAGAATAATCCTAAGAACCTCTTTACGCAGACCGCGTTTTCCAACCAGAAGATCCAGACAATTTTTGAAAGTAAGATTAGGGCAGCATTGCGGGCTAATAAGAAGGTTATTTATCAGGCAACGCCGATTTTTCGTGATAATGAGCTGATGGCACGCGGGATTAATTTACAAGCCGTTGCGACTGACGGCAGTCTTGACTTCAATGTGTACCTGTTTAATGTGCAGCCTGACTATATTTTCGATTACGCTAATGGCCGCGCCAAGGTTAATCATGAAATGCAGGTAGCTGAATAA
- a CDS encoding PAS domain-containing protein produces the protein MAEPQWLKNMNPDEYMQEDFDAKGKGRYTVSGINKEDPDWLDQAAEKVHAAEGDDYVKLDSGLLTVNQINWMLRDTIGELSFVDENNQFLWYNRPVDPIAKMKAKRVPEQVGNTMNDVHPHVGDVIQETKKVVHALRTRQAGHDDVYMPVPTGNLKELVLHYYKRVVDDEGNYAGIYEWVQDLYPLVKYFCETTGQKLVVDEDATTGATYRRNSNPDAATGASTKAEAAQEQAEKPEPAADTASGASEN, from the coding sequence ATGGCAGAACCGCAATGGTTAAAGAATATGAACCCCGATGAATACATGCAAGAAGACTTTGATGCTAAGGGCAAGGGCCGCTATACAGTTAGTGGAATTAATAAAGAAGACCCAGACTGGTTAGACCAAGCTGCAGAGAAGGTTCACGCGGCTGAAGGCGATGATTACGTTAAGCTCGACAGTGGCTTGTTAACGGTTAATCAAATTAACTGGATGCTGCGCGACACGATTGGTGAGTTATCGTTTGTTGATGAGAATAACCAATTCTTGTGGTACAACCGGCCAGTTGACCCGATTGCCAAGATGAAGGCTAAGCGGGTTCCTGAACAAGTCGGCAACACGATGAATGATGTCCACCCACATGTTGGTGATGTAATTCAGGAAACCAAGAAGGTTGTTCATGCTTTGCGCACAAGACAAGCTGGTCATGATGACGTTTATATGCCAGTTCCTACCGGCAACTTGAAGGAACTAGTGCTGCACTATTATAAGCGGGTAGTTGATGATGAAGGCAATTACGCCGGTATTTATGAATGGGTTCAGGACTTGTACCCGTTAGTTAAGTACTTCTGTGAAACTACTGGTCAGAAGCTGGTAGTTGATGAGGACGCGACGACAGGAGCAACTTATAGACGCAATTCTAATCCTGATGCCGCAACTGGTGCCTCTACTAAGGCAGAAGCTGCACAAGAACAAGCTGAAAAACCAGAACCTGCAGCTGATACAGCTAGTGGTGCTTCTGAAAATTAA